One part of the Vicia villosa cultivar HV-30 ecotype Madison, WI unplaced genomic scaffold, Vvil1.0 ctg.000970F_1_1_3, whole genome shotgun sequence genome encodes these proteins:
- the LOC131632606 gene encoding photosystem II 5 kDa protein, chloroplastic-like, whose protein sequence is MNVLFWPLVQEDQQSDVAITYWSFLLQDKIVDDLTSSKSVIYITFHISFLSNLTTHTQQTHRSTSFQNSIKITPLHTTSMASLTMTASFFAGSSAIAARSPVATQRKLVVANAARGVEVEKMEVSYENEKEGTNGRRNIMFAAAAAAVCSVAGMALADEPKRGSPEAKKAYAPVCVTMPTARICRN, encoded by the exons ATGAATGTTCTATTTT GGCCACTAGTTCAAGAGGATCAACAATCCGACGTGGCAATAACTTATTGGTCATTTCTTCTACAAGATAAGATAGTGGATGACCTTACAAGTTCCAAGTCTGTGATTTACATTACATTCCATATATCCTTTTTATCTAACTTAACTACTCACACACAACAAACACATAGAAGCACTAGTTTTCAGAATTCAATCAAGATCACACCACTACACACCACATCAATGGCATCACTAACCATGACAGCATCATTCTTCGCCGGCAGCTCAGCGATCGCCGCCCGGTCACCTGTGGCAACTCAAAGGAAACTGGTGGTGGCTAATGCTGCTAGAGGAGTTGAAGTAGAAAAGATGGAAGTGAGTTATGAGAATGAAAAGGAAGGAACCAATGGAAGGAGGAACATCATGTTTGCTGCTGCAGCAGCTGCTGTTTGTTCTGTTGCTGGGATGGCTTTGGCTGATGAACCTAAACGTGGTTCTCCAGAAGCTAAGAAAGCATATGCACCTGTTTGTGTTACCATGCCAACAGCTAGGATTTGCCGCAACTGA